In a single window of the Phaeobacter sp. G2 genome:
- a CDS encoding ABC transporter permease subunit, protein MFSFCSDPATLETFQWMSCYLTTGKHMAFYMSFGTVLLLLALAAPAALLFGFGGAMAARARFAPLSWLGRGYIAIVRGVPDIAFFLFFVIALDQALEYLRHKVKCPDWDQPIRQGSDFIVCDIAKLPLGDSAQWIHEVYGFTIAVVTFAIVFGAFAANVLYGAMQAVPHAQIETAEAYGLNNSQTFWRILVPQMWTYALPGLSNLWMVLIKATPLLFLLGVEDIVYWAKELGGSKTARFTAYPHTDWRTWYFLGLLIFYLSFTKVSELVLNRITIRLSHGQATLAGEAQRKAL, encoded by the coding sequence ATTTTCTCCTTTTGCTCTGACCCGGCCACTCTCGAGACTTTCCAGTGGATGAGCTGCTATCTCACCACCGGTAAGCACATGGCCTTTTACATGTCGTTCGGGACGGTTCTGTTGCTGTTGGCACTTGCTGCCCCTGCCGCACTGCTGTTTGGTTTTGGCGGCGCCATGGCCGCGCGGGCGCGTTTTGCGCCGCTCAGCTGGTTGGGACGTGGCTATATCGCCATTGTGCGTGGCGTGCCGGACATCGCCTTTTTCCTGTTTTTTGTCATCGCATTGGATCAGGCGCTGGAATATCTGCGCCATAAGGTTAAATGCCCGGATTGGGACCAACCCATTCGCCAGGGCAGCGATTTCATCGTCTGCGATATTGCCAAGCTGCCACTGGGGGATTCTGCGCAATGGATCCATGAAGTCTATGGTTTCACCATTGCGGTTGTGACCTTTGCCATTGTTTTTGGGGCCTTCGCCGCCAATGTGCTTTATGGCGCGATGCAGGCGGTGCCCCATGCGCAAATCGAAACAGCAGAGGCCTATGGGCTCAACAATAGCCAGACCTTTTGGCGCATTCTGGTGCCACAGATGTGGACCTATGCGCTGCCCGGTCTTTCCAACCTCTGGATGGTCCTGATCAAGGCCACACCCCTGCTGTTCCTGCTGGGGGTTGAGGATATCGTCTATTGGGCCAAGGAACTCGGCGGCTCGAAAACCGCCAGGTTCACCGCCTATCCCCATACCGATTGGCGCACCTGGTACTTCCTTGGATTGCTGATCTTTTATCTCAGCTTTACCAAGGTTTCCGAACTGGTTTTGAACCGCATCACCATCCGCCTGTCCCATGGTCAAGCCACCCTGGCTGGCGAAGCGCAAAGGAAAGCGTTATGA
- a CDS encoding ABC transporter permease subunit (The N-terminal region of this protein, as described by TIGR01726, is a three transmembrane segment that identifies a subfamily of ABC transporter permease subunits, which specificities that include histidine, arginine, glutamine, glutamate, L-cystine (sic), the opines (in Agrobacterium) octopine and nopaline, etc.) yields MSCFQTVQDYAFRSLGYGERMLPRSDFTLCEHFTLIGSGMIWNVYYGVLAIVTGFFLANLLAVAKNASSPWARKPAEWFIFLFRGSPLFIQFFFAYFLFLSLKGVSSVFDPLSSAWAGALIVLFLNTAAYSAEIFYGALRSIPKGDIEAADAYGLTGWPRYRKVMWPTMMRLAWPAYTNEAIFLFHATTLVFVSAFPAWRQKGDALYYAKYFADKTFNPFVPYPILAFYFILLTLMVIALFGLINKRLNRHLPRGQRPKLKYRPNFMR; encoded by the coding sequence ATGAGCTGCTTTCAAACCGTTCAGGACTATGCGTTCCGCTCGCTTGGCTATGGCGAACGGATGCTGCCGCGCAGTGATTTCACCCTATGTGAGCATTTCACCCTGATCGGCTCGGGGATGATCTGGAACGTCTACTATGGCGTCCTTGCGATCGTGACTGGCTTCTTCTTGGCCAATCTCCTGGCGGTGGCAAAGAATGCCAGTTCGCCCTGGGCCCGCAAACCTGCTGAATGGTTCATCTTTCTGTTTCGCGGCTCGCCCCTGTTCATCCAGTTCTTCTTTGCCTACTTCCTGTTCCTCAGCCTGAAAGGCGTATCAAGCGTCTTTGATCCGCTGTCCTCGGCCTGGGCTGGCGCGCTCATCGTGCTGTTTCTGAACACCGCCGCTTATTCCGCCGAGATCTTCTACGGGGCGCTGCGGTCGATCCCCAAAGGCGATATCGAGGCTGCGGATGCCTATGGGCTGACCGGCTGGCCGCGGTATCGCAAGGTGATGTGGCCTACCATGATGCGTCTGGCCTGGCCCGCCTATACCAATGAGGCGATCTTTTTGTTTCATGCCACCACCCTGGTTTTTGTCTCGGCCTTCCCGGCCTGGCGCCAAAAAGGCGATGCGCTCTACTATGCAAAGTATTTTGCAGATAAGACCTTCAACCCCTTTGTCCCCTACCCTATTCTGGCCTTCTATTTCATCCTCCTGACCCTGATGGTGATTGCCCTGTTTGGGCTGATAAACAAGCGGCTGAACCGGCATCTGCCGCGGGGACAGCGCCCAAAGTTGAAGTACAGACCCAACTTCATGCGCTAA
- a CDS encoding amino acid ABC transporter ATP-binding protein, whose amino-acid sequence MTTLAPVLEIRDLHKSYGELEVIKGVNITAHRGDVVSLIGSSGSGKSTLLRCCNLLENSQAGEINFKGEPITWSGKGLNRRPSDAKQVLRIRTNLSMVFQQFNLWAHMTILQNVMEAPVTVLGRDAKEVEDAARQYLDKVGIADKWDAYPAQLSGGQQQRAAIARALCMEPEALLFDEPTSALDPELEQEVVKVIKDLAGEGRTMMIVTHDMNLAADVSDKVVFLHQGLIEEQGTADEVFGNTQSERLRNFLAPTRHLRASR is encoded by the coding sequence TTGACCACACTGGCACCTGTACTCGAGATCCGCGACCTGCATAAATCTTATGGAGAGCTGGAAGTTATCAAAGGTGTCAACATCACTGCCCATCGCGGGGATGTTGTGTCATTGATCGGCTCCTCCGGGTCGGGGAAATCGACCCTTTTGCGCTGCTGCAACCTGCTGGAAAACAGCCAGGCCGGAGAGATCAATTTTAAGGGAGAGCCCATCACCTGGTCCGGCAAAGGGCTGAACCGTCGTCCCAGTGATGCCAAACAGGTTCTCCGTATTCGGACCAATCTGTCGATGGTGTTTCAGCAGTTCAATCTCTGGGCCCATATGACCATTTTGCAAAATGTGATGGAAGCCCCGGTCACGGTTCTGGGGCGCGATGCCAAAGAGGTCGAGGACGCCGCGCGCCAATATCTGGACAAGGTTGGTATTGCCGACAAATGGGACGCCTACCCGGCGCAGCTGTCTGGCGGCCAACAGCAACGTGCAGCCATCGCGCGGGCGCTGTGCATGGAGCCCGAGGCCCTGCTGTTTGACGAACCCACCTCGGCGCTGGATCCTGAGTTGGAACAGGAAGTGGTCAAAGTCATCAAGGACCTGGCCGGCGAAGGCCGCACAATGATGATTGTGACCCATGATATGAACCTCGCCGCTGATGTGTCCGATAAGGTGGTGTTTCTGCACCAGGGCCTGATCGAGGAACAGGGCACCGCCGATGAGGTCTTTGGCAATACGCAATCCGAACGGTTGCGCAACTTCCTGGCGCCGACCCGGCACCTGCGCGCAAGCCGTTAG
- a CDS encoding glutamine synthetase family protein: MDLSTLKTIRIAACDVNGQMRGKRMPAAQAGKLADGAARMPVSALNVDIWGRDIEDSPLVFETGDADGILKPTQRGPVPMPWLDTPSALVPMMLETDDGAPFLGDPRQVLAQVLDGYAARGWTVMAATEMEFNLVDDSGAQPGPPAHPHTGRKLSQQSVLSLEELDAFDVFFTDLYAGAEDMGIPAQSAISEAGLGQFEINLNHQDALRAADDAWLFKALVKGLARKHGMAATFMAKPYAEEAGNGMHVHFSVVDAQGNNVFDDGSATGTDLLHQAVAGCIAAMPASTLIFAPHGNSYARLVPGAHAPTGAAWAYENRTAAIRIPGGSPKARRIEHRTAGGDINPYLMLSVVLGAALLGITDKMVPPAASSGNIYEQTDLPQLAPDWETAIARFEESPLIARILPQMMIRNLVMTKRQELAGFAALPTDQHWLSWLDAV, from the coding sequence ATGGACCTGTCCACGCTGAAGACCATCCGCATCGCCGCCTGTGATGTGAACGGACAGATGCGCGGCAAACGCATGCCTGCCGCACAGGCGGGAAAACTGGCTGATGGCGCGGCGCGGATGCCGGTTTCTGCCCTCAACGTTGATATCTGGGGACGCGACATCGAAGACAGCCCGCTGGTGTTTGAAACCGGCGATGCCGATGGCATCTTAAAGCCAACGCAACGTGGCCCGGTGCCGATGCCCTGGTTGGACACTCCGTCGGCTCTGGTTCCGATGATGCTGGAAACCGACGATGGCGCGCCTTTTCTGGGCGATCCGCGTCAGGTTCTGGCACAGGTGCTTGACGGCTATGCGGCGCGCGGCTGGACGGTGATGGCCGCCACCGAAATGGAATTCAATCTGGTGGATGACAGCGGCGCGCAACCCGGCCCACCAGCGCATCCCCACACCGGGCGAAAGCTCAGCCAGCAGTCGGTATTGTCACTGGAAGAGCTGGACGCCTTTGATGTGTTTTTCACCGATCTCTATGCCGGCGCCGAAGATATGGGCATCCCGGCACAATCGGCAATTTCTGAGGCCGGGTTGGGCCAGTTCGAGATCAACCTGAACCATCAGGATGCCCTGCGCGCGGCGGATGATGCCTGGCTGTTCAAAGCCCTGGTCAAAGGCCTGGCGCGCAAACACGGCATGGCGGCCACCTTTATGGCAAAACCCTATGCCGAGGAAGCCGGCAATGGCATGCATGTGCATTTCTCGGTGGTGGATGCGCAGGGCAACAATGTCTTTGATGATGGATCCGCAACCGGCACCGACCTGCTGCACCAGGCGGTCGCGGGATGCATCGCGGCAATGCCAGCCAGTACGCTGATCTTTGCGCCACATGGTAATTCCTATGCCCGCCTGGTGCCCGGTGCCCACGCCCCGACCGGAGCCGCCTGGGCCTATGAAAACCGAACCGCAGCCATCCGCATTCCCGGCGGCAGCCCCAAGGCGCGGCGCATTGAGCACCGCACCGCCGGTGGGGACATCAACCCTTATCTGATGCTTTCTGTTGTCCTGGGTGCCGCCCTGCTGGGCATTACTGACAAAATGGTGCCGCCCGCCGCCTCCAGTGGGAACATCTATGAGCAGACCGATCTGCCGCAGCTGGCGCCCGATTGGGAAACCGCCATTGCCCGGTTTGAAGAAAGCCCGCTGATCGCACGGATCCTACCGCAGATGATGATCCGCAACCTGGTGATGACCAAACGCCAGGAACTGGCGGGCTTTGCCGCCCTGCCGACAGATCAACATTGGCTCAGCTGGTTGGACGCGGTATGA
- a CDS encoding transporter substrate-binding domain-containing protein — protein MKSLILTTAALALTAGMGLADTVRLGTEGAYPPYNFLNDNGEVDGFERELGDELCKRAELTCEWVTNDWDSIIPNLLSGNYDAIIAGMSITPERKEVVQFTQGYTRPSPSAFAALSADVDLTSAVISAQASTIQSSHVAGTGATLVEFPTPDETIAAVNAGEADAVMADKDFLLPIVDETDLQFVGEDVFLGDGIGMAFRQSDTDVIAKFDAAIASMKEDGSLNMLLDKWEIEGKF, from the coding sequence ATGAAATCACTCATTCTGACCACCGCAGCGCTTGCTTTGACCGCTGGCATGGGCCTGGCTGACACAGTCCGTCTGGGCACCGAGGGCGCCTACCCTCCCTACAACTTCCTGAACGACAACGGCGAAGTGGACGGTTTTGAGCGCGAGCTGGGCGATGAGCTGTGCAAACGCGCCGAGCTGACCTGCGAATGGGTCACAAATGACTGGGATTCCATCATCCCCAACCTGCTGTCAGGCAACTACGATGCCATCATCGCCGGCATGTCGATCACACCTGAGCGGAAAGAAGTTGTTCAGTTCACCCAGGGCTACACACGCCCCTCGCCTTCCGCTTTTGCCGCCCTGTCGGCAGATGTTGATTTGACCTCCGCCGTTATCTCTGCGCAGGCCTCGACCATTCAATCTTCGCATGTCGCGGGCACCGGCGCGACGCTCGTCGAATTCCCCACGCCGGATGAAACCATTGCCGCAGTAAACGCAGGCGAAGCAGATGCCGTCATGGCCGACAAAGACTTCTTGCTGCCGATCGTTGACGAAACCGATCTGCAGTTTGTAGGCGAAGACGTCTTCTTGGGTGATGGCATCGGCATGGCCTTCCGCCAGTCTGATACCGACGTCATTGCCAAGTTCGACGCGGCAATTGCTTCAATGAAAGAAGACGGTTCGCTGAACATGCTGCTCGACAAATGGGAAATCGAAGGCAAGTTCTGA